A region from the Branchiostoma floridae strain S238N-H82 chromosome 9, Bfl_VNyyK, whole genome shotgun sequence genome encodes:
- the LOC118422169 gene encoding transmembrane protein 39A-A-like, which translates to MPGGRRGLSRQQLSRSTIPVQSISPSQTATLRARNGGGHSPTSPPLAALITIIPIKHTPFPDIPMENNIVFESILLIYLLLALFLQYVNIYKTVWWMPFAATNTALNFYLIDIHLVVFICVILARRLVWKFFTEAFVSYGYNTVTFWIVQPIKVVLLLTLLGSLTWTLLPLYSNNSILNLLFLSYPFGIYLLLYGMGNDQMYLNNEDNQATQGYPQSTAKSNGESRHRDDSRALSRDASQLIRGHLWPDFPQHQCLLCPQSIRDEVEVMKADFNNRIKEILFNSMLCAYYVGFIPVCFVQKYLHYDVWWSCQHILFVWINTFVMLMAQYIPPSYCDTLHRCAMHLGKWQKVDGYTNTPQHTWTELTTWPCGVLIRHNRNLFKAVGPQNVAIPSDASHTRFYMLFSNPLCLLNCLALLEISMVCYQLFLLLFTVYKWDHILSVSLMLFVNYYVLFKLLRDRFILGKVYAASAEASQT; encoded by the exons ATGCCCGGCGGTCGTAGAGGTCTGTCGCGGCAGCAGCTGAGCCGGTCCACCATACCGGTTCAAAGTATTAGCCCCTCCCAGACTGCCACGTTGCGGGCAAG GAACGGGGGTGGCCACAGCCCCACGAGCCCTCCCCTGGCGGCCCTGATCACCATTATCCCCATCAAGCACACGCCGTTCCCCGACATCCCGATGGAGAACAACATCGTGTTTGAGTCCATCCTGCTGATCTACCTGCTGCTGGCACTGTTCCTGCAGTATGTCAACATCTACAAGACTGTGTGGTGGATGCCTTTTGCAGCAACCAACACTGCACTG AACTTCTACTTGATTGACATCCACCTGGTTGTGTTCATCTGTGTCATCCTGGCCAGGAGACTGGTCTGGAAGTTCTTTACAGAG GCTTTTGTGTCGTACGGCTACAACACCGTGACCTTTTGGATCGTACAGCCCATCAAGGTCGTGCTGCTGTTGACCCTGCTGGGGTCGCTGACCTGGACACTGCTGCCCCTGTACAGCAACAACTCCATTCTCAACCTGCTGTTCCTCTCTTATCC GTTTGGAATATATCTCTTGTTATATGGAATGGGAAATGATCAGATGTACTTAAACAATGAAGACAACCAGGCAACACAAGGGTACCCTCAGTCCACGGCAAAGTCGAACGGAGAGAGCAGACACCGAGACGACAGCAGAGCCCTCAGTCGTGACGCCAGCCAGTTGATAAGAGGACACCTGTGGCCAGACTTCCCTCAGCACCAGTGTCTGCTGTGTCCACAGTCTATACGAGATGAG GTTGAAGTCATGAAAGCAGATTTTAACAACAGAATAAAGGAGATCCTCTTCAACTCCATGCTCTGTGCTTACTACGTCGGATTTATCCCAGTATGTTTCGTACAA aaatacctgcattaCGACGTGTGGTGGTCGTGTCAGCACATCCTGTTCGTGTGGATCAACACGTTTGTGATGCTAATGGCGCAGTACATCCCCCCCTCCTACTGCGACACCCTGCACAGATGTGCCATGCACCTCGGCAAGTGGCAAAAAGTGGACGGATACACAAACACACCGCAACACAC ATGGACAGAACTAACCACGTGGCCATGTGGGGTCCTCATAAGACACAACAGAAACCTGTTTAAGGCTGTGGGACCACAAAATGTAGCCATCCCATCAGATGCTTCACACACCAGGTTCTAT ATGCTGTTCAGTAACCCGCTGTGCCTGCTGAACTGCCTGGCGCTGTTGGAGATCAGCATGGTGTGCTACCAGCTGTTCCTCCTGCTGTTCACTGTCTACAAGTGGGACCACATCCTCTCCGTCTCACTCATGCTCTTCGTTAACTACTACGTCCTCTTCAAACTTCTCAGAGACAGGTTCATCCTTGGGAAAGTATACGCAGCATCTGCAGAAGCTAGCCAAACTTAG